One Methanomassiliicoccales archaeon genomic region harbors:
- a CDS encoding branched-chain amino acid transaminase — protein sequence MDSKIWMDGQLVNWEDAKVHVLAHGFHYGTGVFEGIRVYHTPQGKNIFRLREHMVRFLNSAKVLQMKVPYTLDELCEACRKVVRTSGPEGDYLRPIAFYGVHPEFKIGLNPSKLGTNVSIVCTHMGVYMGKDKVEQGANIVTSSWEKYSNRAAALNAKICGHYVNSVIAKLEAIQRGADEALMLNGNGTVAEGTGENIFMVKNEKVFTPPVSAGILEGITRDCIMTIGRELGYEVIEKEITRSELYMADEVFMTGTAAEISPIRTIDGRIIGDGSIGQITKRIGRSFHAAAMGEDPKYAHWLDMVK from the coding sequence ATGGACAGCAAGATCTGGATGGACGGCCAGTTGGTGAACTGGGAGGACGCCAAGGTGCATGTGCTGGCCCACGGTTTCCACTACGGTACCGGGGTCTTCGAAGGGATCAGGGTGTACCACACCCCTCAAGGAAAGAACATATTCCGTTTGAGGGAGCACATGGTGCGCTTCCTGAACTCGGCCAAGGTTCTGCAGATGAAGGTCCCCTATACGCTGGACGAACTATGCGAGGCCTGCCGTAAGGTCGTGCGCACCTCTGGGCCGGAAGGAGATTACCTCAGGCCCATAGCCTTCTACGGAGTGCATCCGGAGTTCAAGATCGGGTTGAACCCTTCGAAATTGGGAACGAACGTCTCCATCGTATGCACCCATATGGGCGTGTACATGGGGAAGGACAAGGTGGAGCAGGGTGCGAACATAGTCACCTCCTCCTGGGAGAAGTACTCCAATCGCGCCGCGGCACTGAACGCCAAGATATGCGGGCACTACGTCAACTCGGTGATCGCGAAGCTCGAGGCGATCCAGCGAGGGGCGGACGAGGCGCTAATGCTCAACGGCAACGGCACCGTTGCCGAAGGCACCGGGGAGAACATATTCATGGTGAAGAACGAAAAGGTCTTCACCCCTCCAGTGTCCGCTGGGATCCTGGAAGGCATCACCAGGGACTGCATCATGACCATCGGACGAGAATTGGGTTATGAGGTCATCGAGAAGGAGATCACCCGCTCGGAGCTGTACATGGCCGATGAGGTGTTCATGACCGGCACGGCAGCTGAAATTTCGCCGATCAGGACCATTGACGGACGGATCATTGGCGACGGGAGCATCGGTCAGATCACCAAGCGCATCGGACGGTCCTTCCACGCCGCGGCCATGGGCGAGGACCCCAAGTACGCGCACTGGTTGGACATGGTGAAATGA
- a CDS encoding ACT domain-containing protein, protein MEVISMVVNDEFGVMQRIMGEFTRRKINVDTIVVGKCEMPGKSRVVLSVSDRKEAEWAVDSLQRLQDIVQVEIVDDTRQESYALVANTVGKARLIGSIEEVEKMVQATKPDKYIRAVNAI, encoded by the coding sequence ATGGAAGTCATATCGATGGTCGTGAACGACGAGTTCGGAGTGATGCAGAGGATCATGGGTGAGTTCACCCGCAGGAAGATCAACGTGGATACTATCGTGGTAGGTAAGTGTGAGATGCCTGGTAAGTCCCGTGTCGTCCTGAGCGTCTCCGACCGCAAGGAGGCAGAGTGGGCAGTGGACAGTCTGCAGCGCCTGCAAGACATCGTCCAAGTGGAGATCGTGGACGATACCCGTCAGGAATCCTACGCCCTAGTGGCGAACACGGTGGGCAAGGCCCGCCTCATAGGCTCCATAGAGGAAGTGGAGAAGATGGTCCAGGCCACCAAACCTGATAAGTACATAAGGGCAGTGAACGCCATTTGA